One genomic window of Leopardus geoffroyi isolate Oge1 chromosome C3, O.geoffroyi_Oge1_pat1.0, whole genome shotgun sequence includes the following:
- the FAM177B gene encoding protein FAM177B, whose product MEKDSFQKSELEKSRSSKRTTPKRIIHFVDGDIMEEYSTEEEEEEEKKEQKTNSTHDPSKLSWQSYLWFWAGQIASTSFSTCEFLGGRFATFFGLTQPKYQYVLNEYYRTQNKESDKESEGNGPKARPTKVPNEKCHLEAGGQEYGTRQQDTVEGVPRRSASPREGLAPDFSS is encoded by the exons atggaaaaagacagtttccAGAAGTCAGAATTAGAGAAAAGTAGGTCTTCCAAAAGAACTACTCCCAAAAGAATTATCCATTTTGTTGATGGAGACATCATGGAAGAATATAGCaccgaggaggaggaagaggaagaaaaaaaggaacagaaaacaaattcaaCACATGATCCT tctAAACTCTCGTGGCAGTCGTACTTATGGTTTTGGGCAGGGCAAATAGCAAGCACCTCATTTTCTA caTGTGAATTTCTTGGTGGAAGATTTGCTACCTTCTTTGGTCTTACTCAACCCAAATATCAGTACGTGTTAAATGAGTACTATAGGACACAAAATAAG GAAAGTGACAAGGAAAGTGAAGGGAATGGGCCAAAGGCCCGGCCAACCAAGGTTCCTAATGAAAAGTGTCATCTGGAGGCTGGGGGCCAAGAGTATGGAACCAGACAACAGGACACTGTGGAGGGTGTTCCTCGGCGGAGCGCCTCACCCAGGGAGGGCCTGGCACCTGATTTCAGTTCATAA
- the BROX gene encoding BRO1 domain-containing protein BROX: MTHWFHRNPLKATAPVAFNYYGVAAGPPASKICSDLRSSRARLLELFTDLSCNPEMMKNAADSYFSLLQGFINSLDESTQESKLRYIQNFKWTDTLQGQVPSAQQDAVFELISMGFNVALWYTKYASRLAGKENITEDEAKEVHRSLKIAAGIFKHLKESHIPKLITPVEKGRDLEARLLEAYVVQCQAEAQEVTIARAIELKHAPGLIAALAYETANFYQKADHALSSLEPAYSAKWRKYLHLKMCFYTAYAYCYHGQTLLASDKCGEAIRSLQEAEKFYAKAEVLCKEYGETKGPGPTVRPSGHLFFRKLGNLVTNTLEKCQRENGFIYFQKIPTEAPQLELKANYGLVEPVPFEFPPTSAQWTPETLASFDLTKRPKDDSTKPKAEEAVKPVREPDTRPQKDTGCSIS; this comes from the exons ATGACACATTGGTTTCATAGGAACCCATTAAAAGCCACAGCTCCTGTCGCTTTTAACTACTATGGTGTAGCTGCTGGCCCTCCTGCTTCAAAAATATGCAG TGACTTGAGATCGTCCAGAGCACGACTGCTTGAACTCTTCACTGATTTGAGCTGTAATCCAGAAATGATGAAGAACGCAGCAGAttcctatttttcacttttacaag GTTTCATAAATTCCTTGGATGAATCTACCCAAGAAAGCAAGTTACGATATATTCAAAATTTCAAGTGGACTGATACATTACAAGGACAGGTTCCAAG TGCCCAGCAGGATGCTGTTTTTGAATTAATTTCCATGGGATTTAATGTAGCTTTATGGTATACCAAATATGCTTCAAGACTggctggaaaagaaaa CATAACAGAAGATGAAGCAAAAGAAGTCCATCGAAGCCTAAAAATTGCAGCGgggatttttaaacatttaaag gaaaGTCATATCCCAAAGCTCATTACACCTGTAGAGAAGGGGAGGGATTTAGAGGCACGGCTCCTGGAAGCTTATGTTGTCCAGTGTCAGGCAGAAGCTCAAGAAG TAACAATCGCTCGAGCAATTGAACTGAAACACGCGCCCGGCCTAATTGCTGCACTGGCATATGAGACGGCCAACTTCTATCAAAAAGCTG ATCATGCTTTATCCAGTTTGGAGCCTGCATACTCTgctaaatggagaaaatatcttCACTTGAAAATGTGTTTCTACACGGCTTAT GCTTACTGTTATCATGGTCAGACTTTGTTGGCTAGTGATAAATGTGGCGAAGCAATCCGGTCTCtccaagaagcagaaaaat TTTATGCAAAGGCAGAAGTACTGTGCAAAGAATATGGAGAAACCAAGGGACCTGGGCCCACGGTCAGACCCTCAGGACACTTGTTCTTTCGGAAGCTCGGAAATCTTGTGACAAACACCCTAGAGAAGTGTCAGAGAGAGAATGGGTTCAT TTACTTTCAAAAAATTCCAACAGAAGCCCCACAGCTGGAACTCAAAGCAAATTACGGTCTCGTAGAGCCTGTACCTTTTGAATTCCCTCCGACAAGCGCACAATGGACACCGGAAACGCTGGCCTCGTTTGATCTCACCAAAAGACCCAAGGATGACAGT aCCAAACCCAAAGCAGAAGAAGCAGTGAAGCCTGTCAGAGAACCAGATACCAGACCTCAGAAGGACACGGGATGTTCCATCTCCTAA